A region of Cloacibacillus sp. DNA encodes the following proteins:
- a CDS encoding (4Fe-4S)-binding protein: MAACIVTPEQEKAVKALGFLRNKGTDNFSARIITVNGKITADQNIRLSEAANKFGNGVVTMTTRLTLECQGVPFEKIEDFRAYIAEAGLETGGTGSKVRPVVCCKGTTCQYGLIDAFALSEEIHKRFYKGYRSVKLPHKFKIAVGGCPNNCVKPDLNDFGIIGQLVPAYDEDDCSGCKKCAVEKACPTGAAKLTDGALKIDKTLCNNCGLCVGKCVFDAIEDGARGFKVYIGGRWGKNVAVGRALSKVFTTKEETLEVLERALLLYREQGRTGERFSSTIARLGFDYVEKEITEGEILARKDQIIESELHATGGATC, from the coding sequence ATGGCAGCGTGCATAGTGACGCCTGAACAGGAAAAGGCCGTAAAGGCGTTAGGTTTTTTAAGGAACAAGGGGACGGATAATTTTTCAGCCAGGATAATCACCGTCAACGGCAAAATAACAGCCGACCAAAACATCCGGCTCTCTGAGGCCGCAAACAAATTCGGAAACGGCGTCGTCACCATGACCACGCGCCTGACGCTCGAATGTCAGGGCGTCCCATTTGAGAAGATAGAGGACTTCCGCGCCTACATCGCCGAGGCCGGACTTGAGACCGGCGGCACCGGCTCCAAAGTGCGCCCAGTCGTCTGCTGTAAAGGCACCACCTGCCAGTACGGTTTGATAGACGCCTTCGCCCTCTCCGAAGAGATACACAAACGTTTTTACAAAGGATACAGGAGCGTGAAACTGCCCCATAAATTTAAAATAGCCGTCGGCGGATGCCCCAACAACTGCGTCAAGCCGGACTTGAACGACTTTGGCATAATCGGACAGCTTGTACCGGCCTACGATGAGGACGATTGCAGCGGCTGCAAGAAGTGCGCGGTAGAAAAGGCCTGCCCGACGGGTGCGGCAAAACTTACGGACGGAGCGCTCAAGATAGATAAAACGCTCTGCAACAACTGCGGCCTCTGCGTTGGCAAGTGCGTCTTTGACGCAATAGAAGACGGCGCGCGCGGCTTTAAGGTGTATATCGGCGGCAGATGGGGAAAGAACGTCGCCGTCGGACGCGCGCTTTCAAAAGTTTTCACCACAAAGGAAGAGACGCTAGAGGTTCTCGAAAGAGCGCTTCTGCTTTATCGTGAGCAGGGCAGAACGGGCGAACGCTTCTCCTCGACAATAGCGCGCCTTGGCTTTGACTACGTGGAAAAGGAAATCACCGAGGGAGAGATCCTCGCAAGAAAAGATCAGATAATAGAGTCCGAGCTGCACGCAACGGGCGGCGCCACCTGCTAA
- a CDS encoding VCBS domain-containing protein, which produces MANEYVVKIVTGEVFIKDETGRISRITAGQRLKDGDEIITKNGHIELEDPNGATREIAPNADVILGDAGVQETVPDDIDAKTAPEIPDKPDQRQKTDDAQQDGAPQTMEDGTAHSFVKTPRIEYKEDFNLGYGRDVNTTEELAGRATLNPRVKFAYNASITEETTSYHDPIRDFEGRRDDGWHSGEKMRPSYEELERPISTDTGINPPTPHSMAVRTLEDGFVRINPLENYERLDGFSLTAATADAAHGKVSIGADGALIYTPNPDFHGEDTITCVFHDQSNRTYTSEVSVTVGSVSDTTNDAGSTDENTPITIDLLKNDTFADGAKITEVTQGSHGTITITADNKVIYTPTDQSLAAGESQTDSFTYTVTTIAGNTETATVTVTYDGANDAPLWKSDAVGAVKEDAAASASTTGTLARGEHFTDADISDNSFTTTGIKYGATDGVVDGSTYLQGAYGKLTIDQNGNYTYKADTGDSNAKINALEEGEKTDDIFTATISDGKGGSVDIPIVITVTGTNDAPQITVEPATTDNDSDALTEDAPLTASHTLTLKDVDVKDIVHVKVIEVKANGVTNGLPSDNDALKSMLGLPSGPVLGDGDTDKQFTWHFNAGNEKFDYLANGETLELTYTVQATDSQNASDTHQITITITGTNDAPIVSAITGEVAEDADKTAAQNDALFVSGNVITDHVTDVDVSDIHAISAVDGEAAKVGSVVNGAYGDITISADGSYKYTLRNDDTNVQALAENETHDEVFTVTVSDGHGGTTDQTITVTVHGTNDAPTAVNNEGSVVEDTRTITNESHTTSDGNILKNDADVDNAHTLTVFKVADSEANVNNAVTGVYGSVTIKADGTYTYDLDNANANVQALRVGETITDTFNVVIKDEHGATASETLTITITGTNDAPVISLSGTDSDSAGLTETNAALTTAGTLSVSDVDTKDSVTPSVTEVKIANSGTFDATKIPQETLNKLLSMLAVDNSAVIGNTANDGTINWNFNSGTETFNFLPKGETIVIEYVVKATDDSSAANNNDAQTITITITGTDDAPAVAPDTSNADEDVTQSGNVLTNDTDDPDYGEGLVVTKFRVEGDLNEHAPGETVTIDKVGSLTLKADGSWTFTPVQNYHGSVPVVTYTVTNGLSASVDTYYTADSTLTITINPEADAPSLVDIDKATPEDTAVALGLTCPSVSDSLNGERLGAITIDGIDNGCKLTKADGTSLYTSPSDNGSVKIIIVGTSGTTAADTTLHYSGIDTTGAIFLTREEFAALKFIPAADSHNDVDMKLKVDSYEVDKSGNPLAPANSANTTIDIHVEVQAVTDDVALDFNPGATSSGVVIDASSTSDKGILTIKEDATFNLKDLLTKTFNDTDGSEGRTITLSGIPKGTAINGTTINIDNGTWSAALGKDGAMPDIQVTPGKNFSGDFSQITVTLSAKDTDSDSTVTTVTESDSITLVIHVDPVAGDVSAGDVTTTEDSAVDFLKNLKLTDGDNSEKITSITVNDVPAGWAIYDSAGNLVFTGDGAKNYSIAAADITGNKYADYKILPPKNSSADAKLNITVGTEDTGNGKTDTADKALDIEVTVTPIAERVQGTGDPTPADSNHELTMNGNHAYTTPGTEDTWFDLKTDGVDLKTPWKNLDTDNSGAEKTYALFTPVLLTNGIAGESAIGSSFRYSTDGGITWIEIKYTGEPIKIESQYLDTVEFKAPDNVSGTFKIGMQAYTEDFDADTGTKVTNTSGAAELTDIVIAPVPDGIYTIAAAQAKGEEDTFINLSIKPASVDPSETFNVTIDGVPKDATIKYDGVEYTATSPNVSGSGITVVKNADGSFKITIDNFDTTKLFIRPPTDSNVDFDLTVTGVSVDGAATSTPYPATGGITLHVDVVGVADDVTVVNNPVASGTTAFTEAQAETGGIPISSFIVKQADKTDTSEIVTVRITGLQEGFSLSGANVQFLGGTGAGRSWLVTNPTDKDFITTPPNFSGEIKFQAQAVSTENDGNSKQSSMTDVTVVVTPTPEAAIHSSVEASEDVLTQVSFDVVHNNGDTDETVAYVLLKITDVDGNGGKHFTLSYSENGTTGQSLAAAAAGNITGITIENGYYKISGDAMGKIFIKGAQDWSGSETFEVKYGITDFKNAEQTATIDSVTIKSDLTDGYKVTVKPVTDEANMDVINDGDITVSSGKATATDNDVTVTGSASFDITVDVKPPVDQDGSERLVMIRVEGIPDGVRLVGGTYLGDDGSGKNTGVWVLKYQGTGNEFNGNDSIEKTLQFAVDESNRNLWAWNGKDATITVTGVTQDSSGSLTGAELDTGTDASWNLHINFPTGDKGVDIQAPDVMLIKGTGTIEDSSDTTMWTLFQAQFVKDGTTDVDNSGVYRFEITVNGLPTGSEINGSAVTGGKYIITGCGNNADLQSVLENLKVTLPEDFNSNNGATNLNIEWSTHGWDNDGDTANNGGLEQSGSVVIQPDVAPVTDAMILQLTSTNTSVAENQKGENHQIDFSLNLQDGPDGTHSNIVNGGKLYIKMDGAGASDTLVYNGTIYALETVSGVSGIANGSYYVIEGVTKGSSIDFTYQPADYYSGSFVLTAMLLVQEQGASNTDIVTSISNKLNIEVAPIDSGYDIHTADASGKEDALIKLNITSTGLIDNDGSEKAYSAVLSGFSDNADKYTVWYGDSDDGAGATIASKMWNGTEYVWSIKLNADGSIPNVFVQSLDNYSGVENLTLSVLSGEGALLPAASAHSDNFQITFEAVADGISSFAPTRAVGMEGSFINLNPNATVIDTDGSETVSISIKGLGDGVSFYNSHDDVFLTATYDSATDAYTVSGIEHERLGDLQFLHTATGGVKEAYMDIWTVEGSSTSVSTHSGYEKFDVEISNAAPGNGDDMLIYKGRAAAAYDGGEGRDTLVMPNYHTDLTNNNIDFNGSVNIKNIEVIDLRNGDHTLDHLSAKDVLDMTDSGHTLTINGENGDAVKLTDLLGNDSDGMWETTTKDADYTTYTGHVGGDEVILKIANEIMGNPASGLNN; this is translated from the coding sequence ATGGCAAACGAATACGTAGTAAAAATCGTAACAGGCGAAGTTTTTATAAAAGACGAAACAGGGCGCATCTCACGCATAACAGCAGGACAGAGGCTCAAAGACGGCGACGAAATAATCACAAAAAACGGCCATATAGAACTTGAAGACCCTAACGGAGCCACGCGCGAAATAGCGCCAAACGCCGACGTCATCCTTGGCGACGCAGGCGTGCAGGAAACCGTGCCAGACGACATCGACGCGAAAACCGCACCCGAGATACCCGACAAACCAGACCAGCGGCAGAAAACAGACGACGCGCAGCAGGATGGCGCCCCGCAAACCATGGAAGACGGCACCGCGCACTCATTTGTAAAAACGCCCCGCATAGAATACAAAGAAGACTTCAACCTGGGCTACGGACGCGACGTAAACACCACCGAAGAGCTGGCGGGCCGCGCTACCCTCAACCCGCGCGTGAAATTTGCCTACAACGCCTCCATAACAGAAGAAACCACCTCATACCACGACCCCATACGCGACTTTGAGGGAAGACGCGACGACGGCTGGCACAGCGGCGAAAAAATGCGCCCCTCATACGAAGAACTGGAACGCCCCATATCCACAGACACGGGAATAAACCCTCCGACGCCGCACAGCATGGCCGTGCGCACGCTGGAAGACGGCTTCGTTAGGATAAACCCGCTTGAAAACTACGAACGGCTGGACGGCTTCAGCCTCACCGCAGCCACCGCCGACGCCGCGCACGGCAAAGTCTCCATAGGCGCGGACGGCGCGCTCATCTACACGCCAAACCCCGACTTCCACGGAGAAGACACAATAACCTGCGTCTTCCACGACCAGTCAAACAGGACATACACCTCCGAGGTCAGCGTCACCGTAGGCTCCGTCTCCGACACGACAAACGACGCGGGCTCCACCGACGAAAACACCCCCATCACAATAGACCTCCTCAAAAACGACACCTTCGCGGACGGCGCCAAAATCACCGAAGTGACACAGGGCAGCCACGGCACAATAACGATAACCGCCGACAACAAAGTCATATACACGCCGACGGACCAAAGCCTCGCCGCAGGAGAATCGCAGACCGACAGCTTCACCTACACAGTAACGACCATAGCCGGAAACACAGAGACCGCCACCGTAACGGTAACCTACGACGGAGCAAACGACGCGCCGCTATGGAAATCGGACGCTGTCGGCGCAGTAAAAGAGGACGCGGCGGCAAGCGCATCAACTACAGGGACGCTTGCCCGCGGCGAACACTTTACAGACGCGGACATCAGCGACAACAGCTTCACCACGACTGGAATAAAATACGGGGCCACTGATGGGGTCGTAGACGGCAGCACCTATTTACAAGGCGCATACGGAAAGCTGACCATAGATCAAAACGGAAACTATACATACAAAGCGGACACAGGCGACAGCAACGCAAAAATCAACGCGCTGGAAGAGGGAGAAAAAACAGATGATATCTTCACGGCGACGATTTCAGACGGCAAAGGCGGTTCTGTAGACATTCCCATCGTCATAACAGTAACTGGCACGAACGACGCGCCGCAAATCACAGTAGAACCTGCCACCACAGACAACGATTCGGACGCCCTGACAGAGGACGCGCCTCTGACCGCCAGCCATACGCTGACGCTTAAAGACGTAGATGTAAAAGATATAGTACATGTCAAAGTCATTGAAGTAAAGGCAAACGGCGTAACGAACGGCCTGCCGTCAGATAACGACGCCCTTAAATCAATGCTGGGACTGCCCTCCGGGCCGGTGCTCGGGGACGGAGATACAGACAAACAGTTCACATGGCACTTCAACGCCGGAAACGAAAAATTCGATTATCTAGCGAACGGTGAAACGCTCGAACTAACATACACAGTCCAGGCCACCGACAGCCAAAACGCCTCCGACACCCACCAAATAACAATCACAATAACCGGCACAAACGACGCGCCGATTGTCTCCGCTATTACAGGAGAGGTCGCAGAGGACGCAGACAAAACGGCTGCGCAAAACGATGCGCTCTTCGTCTCTGGAAACGTAATAACAGACCACGTTACGGATGTAGACGTAAGCGATATACATGCTATAAGCGCCGTTGACGGCGAGGCTGCAAAAGTCGGCTCCGTAGTCAATGGAGCGTATGGAGATATTACAATCAGCGCTGACGGCTCGTATAAATACACCCTGCGCAACGACGACACCAACGTTCAGGCTTTAGCTGAAAACGAGACGCATGACGAGGTATTTACGGTCACAGTCTCGGACGGCCACGGCGGAACCACAGACCAGACAATAACCGTCACCGTACACGGCACCAACGACGCGCCTACCGCTGTCAACAACGAGGGCTCGGTAGTCGAGGATACGAGAACCATAACAAACGAAAGTCATACGACCTCCGACGGGAACATTCTTAAAAACGACGCGGACGTAGACAACGCGCATACGTTAACGGTCTTCAAAGTTGCAGACAGTGAAGCCAACGTAAACAACGCCGTTACGGGCGTCTACGGCTCCGTCACTATAAAAGCTGACGGAACATACACATACGACCTCGACAACGCAAACGCCAATGTACAGGCTCTGCGCGTTGGAGAGACTATAACAGATACGTTCAATGTAGTGATAAAAGACGAACATGGCGCCACGGCAAGCGAGACTCTTACTATAACCATAACAGGGACAAACGACGCGCCTGTGATTTCTCTGTCCGGAACAGACAGCGACAGTGCGGGCCTTACAGAAACAAACGCGGCTCTCACTACAGCAGGCACGCTCTCCGTCTCCGATGTGGACACTAAAGACAGCGTCACACCTTCCGTGACAGAGGTCAAAATTGCGAACAGCGGAACTTTCGACGCTACAAAAATACCGCAGGAGACACTAAACAAACTGCTGTCGATGCTTGCTGTGGATAATTCGGCCGTCATTGGAAATACTGCCAACGACGGGACTATCAACTGGAATTTCAATTCCGGAACGGAGACCTTTAACTTCCTTCCGAAGGGTGAAACTATCGTCATTGAATATGTAGTCAAGGCGACGGATGATTCCAGCGCGGCAAATAACAATGACGCGCAGACCATAACCATAACGATAACCGGAACAGATGACGCGCCCGCCGTAGCGCCAGATACAAGCAACGCCGATGAGGATGTCACTCAAAGCGGCAACGTGTTGACCAATGACACGGACGACCCTGATTATGGAGAAGGGCTTGTGGTCACAAAGTTTAGAGTTGAAGGCGACTTAAACGAACATGCTCCCGGAGAGACGGTCACAATAGATAAGGTTGGCAGCCTCACATTAAAGGCAGACGGAAGCTGGACTTTTACGCCAGTCCAAAACTATCATGGCTCTGTGCCTGTAGTGACCTATACGGTGACGAACGGCCTTTCCGCCTCTGTTGATACCTACTACACAGCTGATTCAACGCTGACAATAACGATAAATCCCGAGGCAGATGCACCTAGCCTTGTTGATATCGACAAAGCGACGCCGGAAGATACTGCTGTCGCGCTAGGCCTCACATGTCCTTCCGTCTCCGATTCTCTGAACGGAGAAAGGCTTGGAGCTATAACCATAGACGGCATAGACAACGGATGCAAGCTGACAAAGGCTGACGGAACTTCTTTATATACAAGCCCCTCAGATAACGGCTCTGTGAAGATAATCATCGTCGGGACATCAGGCACAACGGCCGCGGACACAACTTTGCATTACAGCGGCATAGACACGACGGGTGCAATCTTCCTGACGCGGGAGGAGTTCGCAGCTCTAAAATTCATCCCAGCGGCAGATAGCCATAATGATGTAGACATGAAGCTCAAAGTGGACAGCTACGAAGTCGACAAAAGCGGAAATCCGCTCGCTCCGGCAAACAGCGCAAATACGACCATCGACATCCACGTTGAAGTGCAGGCTGTAACGGACGACGTTGCACTTGACTTTAACCCAGGAGCTACAAGTAGCGGCGTGGTCATAGATGCCTCCAGCACCTCCGATAAGGGCATATTGACTATAAAAGAGGACGCGACATTCAACCTAAAAGATCTTCTTACAAAGACATTCAACGATACCGACGGCAGCGAAGGCCGCACCATCACACTAAGCGGCATCCCGAAAGGAACAGCCATCAACGGAACCACAATAAACATAGACAACGGGACATGGAGTGCCGCCCTGGGCAAAGATGGCGCTATGCCAGATATCCAAGTTACGCCCGGGAAAAATTTCAGCGGCGACTTCTCTCAAATAACAGTTACGCTTAGTGCAAAAGACACCGACAGCGATTCAACCGTGACGACAGTTACAGAGTCAGACTCTATAACGCTGGTTATCCATGTTGATCCGGTGGCAGGCGACGTCAGCGCAGGCGATGTGACAACAACAGAAGATTCCGCCGTTGATTTCCTGAAAAACCTGAAACTCACCGACGGTGACAACAGCGAAAAAATAACCTCCATAACCGTCAATGATGTGCCCGCTGGCTGGGCAATATATGATAGCGCCGGGAATCTTGTGTTTACTGGTGACGGCGCAAAAAATTATTCCATTGCCGCAGCAGATATAACCGGAAATAAATACGCCGACTATAAGATCCTGCCGCCCAAAAATTCAAGCGCCGACGCCAAGCTTAACATCACAGTGGGCACAGAAGACACCGGAAATGGCAAAACGGACACAGCGGACAAAGCTCTTGATATCGAAGTCACTGTCACGCCGATAGCCGAAAGGGTGCAAGGAACCGGCGACCCGACGCCGGCTGACAGCAATCATGAGCTTACGATGAATGGCAACCACGCATACACCACTCCCGGCACTGAAGACACATGGTTTGACCTTAAGACTGACGGGGTGGATTTAAAAACTCCGTGGAAGAACCTAGATACCGATAACTCTGGGGCGGAAAAGACTTATGCGTTGTTTACTCCTGTTCTTCTAACCAACGGAATTGCCGGAGAGAGCGCTATTGGCTCCTCTTTTCGATACAGCACAGACGGCGGGATAACATGGATAGAAATAAAATATACAGGCGAGCCGATCAAAATAGAGTCACAATATCTGGACACCGTTGAATTCAAGGCTCCCGATAACGTCTCTGGAACCTTTAAAATCGGAATGCAGGCATATACGGAAGATTTCGACGCGGATACTGGAACCAAAGTGACAAACACTTCGGGCGCCGCAGAACTTACTGACATCGTCATTGCCCCTGTTCCGGACGGCATTTATACAATAGCGGCGGCGCAGGCCAAAGGCGAAGAGGACACCTTTATAAACCTTTCCATCAAACCCGCCAGCGTAGACCCGTCGGAGACTTTCAATGTGACGATAGACGGAGTACCAAAAGACGCGACCATTAAATACGACGGCGTTGAGTATACTGCCACAAGCCCAAATGTAAGCGGAAGTGGAATAACGGTTGTTAAAAACGCAGACGGTTCGTTTAAAATAACTATCGACAACTTTGATACCACTAAGCTTTTTATCAGGCCGCCAACGGACAGCAACGTAGATTTTGATCTTACGGTAACGGGCGTATCTGTGGACGGCGCAGCAACCTCCACGCCATACCCTGCAACTGGCGGCATAACGCTCCATGTTGACGTAGTAGGCGTGGCCGACGATGTTACTGTCGTAAATAACCCCGTCGCGTCCGGAACCACAGCGTTTACAGAGGCTCAGGCTGAGACCGGCGGCATCCCTATCAGCAGCTTCATCGTCAAGCAGGCGGACAAAACGGATACGTCAGAAATAGTGACCGTGAGGATCACGGGGCTTCAGGAGGGCTTTTCTCTTTCGGGAGCCAACGTTCAGTTCCTCGGCGGTACAGGAGCTGGCAGGTCATGGCTCGTCACCAATCCTACAGACAAGGATTTCATTACGACCCCTCCAAACTTCAGCGGAGAGATAAAATTCCAGGCCCAGGCAGTCTCCACAGAAAACGACGGTAATTCGAAACAATCTAGCATGACCGACGTGACAGTGGTTGTAACTCCAACGCCGGAGGCAGCGATACATTCGTCTGTCGAGGCGTCGGAGGATGTGCTGACGCAAGTATCGTTTGACGTAGTGCATAACAATGGCGATACGGATGAAACAGTGGCCTATGTGCTCCTAAAGATAACGGATGTAGACGGAAACGGCGGCAAACATTTTACTCTTTCATATTCCGAGAACGGAACGACAGGCCAAAGCCTTGCCGCTGCCGCCGCAGGCAACATAACAGGAATAACCATAGAGAACGGCTATTATAAAATATCCGGCGACGCAATGGGCAAGATATTTATTAAGGGCGCTCAGGACTGGTCCGGCTCGGAAACATTTGAAGTAAAGTACGGCATCACCGACTTCAAAAATGCGGAGCAAACAGCGACTATTGATTCTGTGACCATCAAATCTGATTTGACCGACGGATACAAGGTCACAGTCAAACCGGTAACGGACGAAGCTAATATGGATGTCATCAATGACGGCGACATCACTGTTAGCTCAGGCAAAGCTACAGCAACAGACAACGACGTCACCGTCACTGGCTCCGCGTCGTTTGATATCACTGTAGACGTGAAGCCGCCTGTCGATCAAGACGGAAGCGAACGGCTCGTGATGATACGCGTTGAAGGCATACCAGACGGCGTAAGACTTGTTGGCGGTACATATCTTGGCGACGACGGCAGCGGAAAAAATACCGGCGTTTGGGTCTTGAAGTACCAAGGCACTGGAAACGAATTTAATGGCAATGATTCAATAGAAAAAACGCTCCAGTTTGCTGTCGATGAAAGCAACAGAAACCTCTGGGCCTGGAACGGCAAAGATGCGACGATCACGGTGACAGGCGTGACGCAGGACAGCTCCGGCTCGCTTACGGGAGCGGAACTGGATACAGGCACGGACGCATCGTGGAATCTGCATATCAACTTCCCCACTGGTGACAAGGGCGTTGATATCCAGGCTCCAGACGTCATGCTCATCAAAGGCACCGGAACAATCGAAGATTCATCGGATACCACGATGTGGACTCTCTTCCAAGCGCAATTTGTCAAAGACGGAACAACCGACGTTGACAACAGTGGAGTCTACCGTTTTGAAATAACTGTGAACGGCCTGCCGACCGGCTCGGAGATCAACGGCAGCGCTGTCACCGGCGGCAAATACATTATCACGGGATGCGGAAACAATGCCGATCTACAGAGCGTTCTTGAAAATCTGAAGGTGACCCTGCCTGAAGATTTCAACTCAAACAACGGCGCTACAAACCTAAATATCGAATGGTCCACTCATGGCTGGGATAACGACGGAGATACCGCCAACAATGGAGGACTGGAACAGAGCGGCAGCGTTGTTATACAACCTGACGTCGCCCCCGTCACCGACGCCATGATACTTCAACTCACATCAACAAACACATCTGTTGCTGAGAACCAAAAAGGCGAAAATCACCAAATTGATTTTTCGCTCAACCTTCAGGACGGCCCCGACGGTACGCATAGCAATATAGTGAACGGGGGAAAATTATATATCAAGATGGACGGAGCCGGCGCCTCAGACACGCTTGTCTATAACGGCACAATATATGCTCTTGAGACAGTATCCGGCGTATCCGGCATTGCTAACGGCTCGTATTATGTAATTGAGGGCGTCACAAAAGGAAGCTCCATTGACTTTACCTACCAGCCGGCCGATTATTATTCAGGGTCGTTTGTGCTTACGGCAATGCTGCTCGTACAGGAACAGGGAGCTTCAAATACTGATATTGTGACCTCAATAAGCAACAAGCTGAATATCGAAGTAGCACCAATCGACAGCGGCTATGACATTCATACTGCGGATGCCTCCGGCAAAGAAGACGCGCTTATAAAGCTCAATATCACAAGCACTGGACTCATAGACAACGACGGCTCAGAAAAAGCGTACAGCGCGGTGCTCTCCGGATTCAGCGACAATGCCGATAAGTATACCGTATGGTACGGCGACTCGGACGACGGCGCAGGCGCGACAATTGCCTCAAAGATGTGGAACGGCACTGAATATGTATGGTCAATAAAATTAAACGCAGACGGCTCTATTCCAAACGTCTTTGTCCAATCGCTTGACAACTACAGCGGGGTGGAAAATCTGACGCTTTCCGTGCTCTCCGGCGAAGGAGCTCTGCTCCCCGCAGCCTCTGCACATTCTGATAACTTTCAGATTACATTTGAAGCGGTCGCCGACGGTATCTCATCGTTTGCGCCAACGCGCGCCGTAGGCATGGAGGGCAGCTTTATAAACTTAAACCCCAACGCTACAGTCATCGACACCGACGGCTCTGAAACGGTCAGCATCAGCATAAAGGGGCTTGGCGATGGAGTCTCTTTCTATAATTCGCATGACGATGTATTTCTGACCGCAACCTATGATTCAGCAACTGACGCTTACACAGTCTCAGGCATAGAGCACGAGAGACTCGGCGATCTCCAATTCCTGCATACAGCAACTGGTGGCGTAAAAGAGGCGTATATGGATATCTGGACTGTAGAAGGATCTAGCACCTCTGTCTCCACTCATAGCGGATATGAGAAATTTGATGTTGAAATATCAAACGCCGCTCCCGGAAATGGAGACGATATGCTTATATATAAAGGCAGAGCTGCCGCTGCGTATGACGGAGGCGAAGGCCGTGATACTCTAGTGATGCCGAATTATCATACTGACCTCACTAATAACAACATCGATTTCAACGGCAGTGTAAATATCAAAAACATCGAGGTAATAGACTTAAGAAATGGAGACCATACCTTAGACCACCTCTCCGCGAAAGATGTGCTTGACATGACGGACAGCGGCCATACCCTCACAATCAACGGAGAGAACGGTGATGCTGTAAAGTTGACTGATTTGCTTGGTAACGATAGTGATGGAATGTGGGAGACCACTACTAAGGACGCAGATTACACCACATACACGGGGCACGTAGGCGGGGATGAAGTTATTCTTAAAATCGCAAACGAGATAATGGGAAATCCTGCGTCCGGTTTAAATAATTAA